The Clostridiales bacterium FE2011 sequence CGAGGCTTCCCCATCGCTTCCATAATGGACATGATCGTGCCCCCGTGCACAATCAGGGCACAGTCTTCATCGCCCGCGTCCTGCCGGATGGACTGAAAAGCCGCAAAGCTGCGGGCTGCAAACTCTGCCCTGCTTTCACCATCCGGAAAAGGCAGTTCCCCGCCGGAATCAATCCAGGCCTGGTAATCTGCCCGTCCGTTCAGTTCTTCATAGTTCTTATACTCAAATTCGCCGAAATCGCATTCCCGGAAATCCGGAATGATTTCGGCTTTTATTGTGGGATAAAGAATCGCCGCCGTCTCCAGGCACCGGCGCATAGGACTGGTATAGACCTTCTGAACATCGGGATACGTTCCCTCTTTCAGCTTAGCGATGCCCGCCTCGCAAAGCGGTTCATCCGTCCGGCAGCCCACGTAGCGT is a genomic window containing:
- a CDS encoding histidine phosphatase family protein; the encoded protein is MNWILIRHGMTQGNTERRYVGCRTDEPLCEAGIAKLKEGTYPDVQKVYTSPMRRCLETAAILYPTIKAEIIPDFRECDFGEFEYKNYEELNGRADYQAWIDSGGELPFPDGESRAEFAARSFAAFQSIRQDAGDEDCALIVHGGTIMSIMEAMGKPRGNYYDFQVKNGCGYILKEDGSYTGIGL